The DNA region CAGAGTGACAAGAGATATATCCTCGTAGCGTAATGTCGTTTTAGATGATATCACCGCTCGCGCAGACGGGGGCCGACGTCCGCCGAGTGGTCGTCCTCGGCCGCGGCGAGTTCGTCGACGAGTTCGTCGAAACGCTTCGCGAGTCGGCCGTCGCCGTCGTCCACACCGACGACGCGCCCACAGCGCTTTCGACGCTCGACGAGGGCCGCGTCGGCTGTCTGGTCGTCGTCGCCGACGGTTCTCCGTCGACCCCGTCGTCGGAGATCTTCTCGCTGGCGCGGACGCGCTCGGACGCACCCGGACTGTTCGTGAGCGACGAGACCGCCGCGCTCCCGCCGGGCGTCGAACAGGTTCCAGTCGACGCGTCGCTGGCGACGGCGCGCGTTCGGCGGGCGCTTCTCGACGCCGCCGCGGACGACGTCGCGGCGTCGTCGTCCGTCGACCCCGTCGACCCCGTCGACGCGTACGGGTCGACGCTCGCGCACGAACTCGGCAATCAGCTCATGAAGCTCGATTTCGCGGCCGACGCGGCGGAGT from Haloprofundus halobius includes:
- a CDS encoding sensor histidine kinase, translated to MISPLAQTGADVRRVVVLGRGEFVDEFVETLRESAVAVVHTDDAPTALSTLDEGRVGCLVVVADGSPSTPSSEIFSLARTRSDAPGLFVSDETAALPPGVEQVPVDASLATARVRRALLDAAADDVAASSSVDPVDPVDAYGSTLAHELGNQLMKLDFAADAAEFDDAPVRLDDVIERLRRLADEAEAVANGTASPETVDLGDVATDAWTRVGASDAELVVEDECSLDADPLLLTLFFENVFRNAVRHGGSDVTVRVSETPRGFAVVDDGSGFPEDSRLFEWGHTTGNGSGTGLGIVARIADAHGWTVTAFNDGGAALDVRTE